In the Thermosipho japonicus genome, one interval contains:
- a CDS encoding isoamylase encodes MKKFLIILILALSLISFSKVFVEDGKVVFTFNEALDAKVVYLAGTFNNWSPNTLAMEKVDGVWKVSLELEPGTYQYKYVIEGKNWKEDSEAPGYVDDGFGGKNGIFTLVDKDGTLVVLEEKVEKPKLRINEDFDPELMFVDEEGYVVIRFKYDGQADYVTIAGNFNNWDAQDIECYEVDDGLWEAVLELDEGQYQYKFVVNGSEWVVDKNAPAFVDDGFGGENGYFEVFKKDGKLMVGLKDK; translated from the coding sequence ATGAAGAAATTTTTAATTATTTTAATTCTTGCACTTTCTCTTATTTCGTTTTCTAAAGTTTTTGTTGAAGACGGAAAAGTTGTATTTACATTTAACGAAGCGTTAGATGCAAAAGTAGTGTATCTAGCTGGGACTTTTAACAATTGGTCTCCTAATACACTTGCTATGGAAAAAGTGGATGGTGTTTGGAAAGTTTCTCTTGAACTTGAACCAGGTACTTACCAATACAAGTACGTTATTGAAGGAAAAAATTGGAAAGAAGATAGTGAAGCTCCAGGATATGTAGATGATGGTTTTGGAGGAAAAAATGGTATATTTACTTTGGTTGACAAAGATGGAACACTTGTTGTTTTAGAAGAAAAAGTTGAAAAACCAAAACTTAGAATCAATGAAGACTTTGATCCTGAATTGATGTTTGTTGATGAAGAAGGATATGTTGTAATTAGATTTAAATATGATGGACAGGCAGATTATGTAACAATTGCGGGGAATTTTAACAACTGGGATGCACAAGATATTGAATGCTACGAAGTCGATGATGGATTATGGGAAGCTGTACTTGAACTTGACGAGGGACAATACCAATACAAATTTGTTGTAAATGGCAGTGAATGGGTTGTTGATAAAAACGCACCTGCATTTGTAGATGATGGATTTGGTGGAGAAAATGGATATTTTGAAGTTTTCAAAAAAGATGGAAAATTAATG